A region of Paraburkholderia largidicola DNA encodes the following proteins:
- the galU gene encoding UTP--glucose-1-phosphate uridylyltransferase GalU gives MLKVTKAVFPVAGLGTRFLPATKASPKEMLPIVDKPLIQYAVEEAIAAGITEMIFVTGRSKRAIEDHFDKSYEIEAELEARGKEQLLDLVRSIKPANVDCFYVRQAEALGLGHAVMCAEKLVGDSPFAVILADDLLHSEQPVMKQLVDVFNHYHSSVVGVETIAREASRSYGVVDGKEWEEDVIKLSGIVEKPAPDKAPSNLGVVGRYVLMPTIFKHIRALKPGAGGELQLTDALQSLLTEEQVLAYRYFGTRFDCGSKIGYLKATVEFALRHPEVRGEFEDYLQSYLPLHLTAAAA, from the coding sequence ATGCTGAAAGTCACCAAAGCCGTCTTTCCTGTAGCGGGCCTCGGCACACGTTTTCTGCCCGCCACGAAGGCGAGCCCGAAGGAGATGCTGCCCATCGTCGATAAACCGCTGATCCAGTACGCGGTCGAAGAAGCGATCGCAGCAGGCATCACCGAAATGATCTTCGTCACTGGCCGCAGCAAGCGCGCGATCGAAGATCACTTCGACAAGTCCTATGAAATCGAGGCGGAACTCGAAGCGCGCGGCAAGGAGCAACTGCTCGATCTCGTGCGCAGCATCAAGCCGGCGAACGTCGATTGTTTCTACGTGCGTCAGGCAGAAGCGCTAGGCCTCGGCCATGCCGTGATGTGCGCCGAAAAGCTGGTCGGCGACAGCCCGTTCGCCGTGATTCTCGCCGACGACCTGCTGCACAGCGAACAGCCCGTGATGAAGCAACTGGTCGACGTGTTCAACCACTATCACAGCTCCGTGGTCGGCGTCGAAACCATCGCCCGCGAAGCAAGCCGTTCGTATGGCGTGGTCGACGGCAAAGAGTGGGAAGAGGACGTCATCAAGCTGTCGGGCATCGTCGAGAAGCCGGCGCCCGACAAGGCACCGTCGAATCTCGGCGTGGTCGGCCGCTACGTGCTGATGCCGACCATCTTCAAGCACATTCGCGCGTTGAAGCCGGGCGCGGGCGGCGAACTGCAACTGACGGACGCGCTGCAATCGCTGCTGACGGAAGAGCAGGTGCTCGCGTATCGCTACTTCGGCACGCGCTTCGATTGCGGCAGCAAGATCGGCTATCTGAAGGCGACCGTCGAGTTCGCGCTGCGTCACCCGGAAGTGCGCGGCGAGTTCGAGGACTATCTGCAAAGCTATCTGCCGCTGCATCTGACGGCCGCCGCTGCCTGA
- a CDS encoding acyltransferase family protein: protein MSDTALDATGSSLSLPAARSDAKVAGKEHVIDAMRGFAALLVAYFHCRQVEWVGMQSFHHVAGKSLDLNTIVAYLTLPIAWGSAGVPIFFVISGYCIHRGAAQRLAKNPAYRLDAMNFWARRFARIYPVLFAALLLTLALDWTSLHFPPVNHKILDIGPQAFLVNLFSLQGVGGKTYGSNGALWTLSLEVQFYAVYPLVFALRRRLGMMPVLAIVALVNVASVFVFERHDLQFFTSFWFSWMLGAWIAELQLERGDGSSSRQRMPWLMYGAAVLLTVLGCVAFRFGQYLAFQFWAVGFACYLNEALKSRRQNDTGVIRVLSRFGDFSFSLYSIHLPIFVLLSSVLYRSALQMSILPSFGFMLVAVGVAWVFYRCVELPAMKWSGSLKSTPR from the coding sequence ATGAGTGACACAGCACTGGACGCCACCGGCTCGTCCCTGTCCTTGCCGGCGGCGCGCAGCGATGCGAAGGTCGCCGGGAAGGAACATGTCATCGACGCGATGCGGGGTTTTGCCGCGTTGCTGGTGGCGTATTTTCATTGCCGCCAGGTGGAATGGGTGGGCATGCAGAGCTTTCACCATGTGGCGGGCAAGTCGCTCGATCTGAATACGATCGTTGCGTACCTGACGCTGCCTATTGCGTGGGGCTCGGCAGGGGTGCCGATTTTCTTCGTCATTAGCGGGTATTGCATTCATCGTGGCGCGGCGCAGCGTCTTGCGAAGAATCCGGCTTATCGGCTGGATGCGATGAATTTTTGGGCGCGGCGGTTTGCGCGCATTTACCCTGTGCTGTTTGCTGCGCTGCTGCTCACGCTGGCGCTCGACTGGACTAGCCTGCACTTTCCGCCTGTCAATCACAAGATTCTCGATATCGGGCCGCAGGCGTTTCTCGTCAATCTGTTTTCACTGCAAGGCGTGGGTGGCAAGACGTATGGATCGAATGGCGCGTTGTGGACGCTGTCGCTGGAAGTGCAGTTTTATGCGGTTTATCCGCTGGTTTTTGCTTTGCGGCGCCGGCTTGGGATGATGCCTGTGCTCGCGATTGTTGCGCTCGTTAATGTCGCTTCGGTTTTTGTTTTCGAGCGGCATGACTTGCAGTTTTTTACGTCGTTCTGGTTCTCGTGGATGCTTGGGGCGTGGATCGCTGAATTGCAGCTGGAGCGTGGTGATGGGTCTTCTTCGCGTCAGCGCATGCCCTGGCTGATGTATGGGGCGGCCGTCCTCCTGACAGTTCTAGGGTGTGTTGCGTTTCGCTTTGGGCAGTATCTGGCGTTTCAGTTCTGGGCTGTTGGGTTTGCGTGCTATCTGAATGAGGCTCTCAAGAGCCGGCGGCAGAACGATACTGGAGTGATTCGGGTGCTGTCTCGCTTTGGTGACTTTAGCTTCTCGCTTTATTCGATTCATCTGCCTATTTTTGTGCTGCTGTCGTCGGTGCTCTATCGTTCGGCGTTGCAGATGTCGATCTTGCCGAGTTTTGGTTTTATGCTCGTCGCGGTTGGCGTTGCTTGGGTGTTTTATCGGTGTGTTGAACTGCCGGCTATGAAATGGTCTGGTAGTTTGAAATCTACTCCGCGGTGA